In Blastocatellia bacterium, the genomic window GCGGGAGATAGACGTCGTCGTTCAGAAGGATCACATGGTGCCCATCGGCTCGGCGCATCCCGCGATTGTAGCTTCCTCCGAAGCCACGGTTATGATCGTTCTGCAAGAACTGGAAATCCCCAAAGACGCGTCGAAATTCCGCCTCATATTTCCCCACCAGCATGAGGGTTTCCTTCCGAAGGGGAGATGCATCATCAAGTAAGATGAGCTGCTTATCCGCCGAACCGTTCCGCACAAGACTCGGAAAAAAGAGCCGGTCTATGACCTCCAGCACGGCAGGGCCGGCATTATACATAGATGTCACAATTGTGACTGCAGACATTTCGTTCGTCAGACTACGTATCCTAGCCGCCGGAGCGTTGGCTCCAGGATCTGCAGCACTTCACGTTGTAGCTCTTCGCTGAGATTTTCGCGCCAGCGCCCTACACGCTGTCGGTGATTACGGCGGAACCAAACCGACTGGTATTTCGCCTGATAGGAGCCCTCGGTTGAATTTTGAATATTGCAGCAGAACTCCGTAACGGCAGGATGAAGGGGCAGACCGAGATAGTCGAAAATCTGTCGCGCCACGTCGTGGGGCCGGGCGACCAAGTCCTCATAACGGACCTGAAGATGGGGAACACCGGCGAGATCAGCCAGACCCGTGCGAACAATTTCATTCCAGGCGTGGGCGCAGCGGATAACTCCCTGGTATCGAGCGAAAATATCACGCCACTGTGGGGGCCGCTCATGAGCCCACCATCGCCCACCAAGCCCTGGAACGAGCGAACAGGCAACATCTCGCCCATCCCTCACAATGTGAATGATTTTAGCCTCCGGGAAGACAGCCCGCAGGAAGGGAATCCGGAGAATGTTGCGGGGATTCTTCTCGACAATGATTCGAGCGTCCCCCTTACGCCAGCGAAACCACCACCGAATGAACGAGCGAACCATTGGCGTCGCCTGATCCGCCGTAAACCGATCCGACCCATTCACTCCCCGACCAACAATCCGCCAGGGGACATAAGACTCAAAAATATATTTCACCTCCGGGTGAGCAGCCACCAACTCGCCCAGGATGCTCGTCCCTGATCGGGCAACTCCAACGATAAAAGCTATGTTGAGCGAATCGCGTCCACAATCGGCGACAAGCCCTGGCTGCTTTCGATTCTCTGCCACCATCATCTATTTATTCCTCGCTCGATCTACAATGATTGGTTCCTCGACGGGAAGAACGCCTCCCTCTCCTCGCACATTATCAGCACGTTCCCTCCCATCGCTCTTTCGGGCAATGATCCGCAGCTCGTTGTAGACGATGACTTCCCCCAGAGCTTTCCAGGGAATGGGGTAGTACCGGTGCTTGAGGACCGAACAATCTAACCGGCGCAACATGTCGCGGAGGGATGGATAGGTCAGATAGGTCTTATGTGTTCGATCAATAAGGTATCCCGTTGCCGTTGGGACTCTGATGTAGAGGATGCCACCACTTTTCAGAACACGCACCGCCTCACCGAGCGTCACACTGGGATCCTCCAGATGCTCCAGAATATGCGAGAGTAGGACTCCATCGAATGAAGCATTTAGGAAGGGGAGCAAAGACGCATCTCCCCTGATAACCTTGAATCCTTGCTCCCGGCAGTACCGTGCGCAGTGAGGATTGACATCAAGACCAAGCGCATGGGCATAGACGCTCAAGAAGTGTCCAATGCCGCAGCCGATGTCAAGCACCCGGCCTCGAAAAACTCGCGCCAAGGGGCGAAAGAACCACCGGCGTCCCAATCTAATGCAGAACTCCGGCAAGAACGACGCCCGCAGATACTCGAAGTATTCTTTGCTGGCTACCTCCGTGGTGCGCCGCATGAGGTGATTTCACCCCCTGAACGGGAATTCCCGCATAGAAGAAGATAGCTTCTGAATCATCCCTGCCTCTCGTGCTGTGCAATCTGGCCCGGCTCTGCCATACCTTGCAGAAAGACCGGACGGCCCTTCCAAATCACGTCCCGCTGCTTGTAACGCCTCCACACCGACGATAGGGCAATAGCGATGAAGACAGCGAAACCGACAAACGAAGCCAGATGGTAAATCCCCGGTTGACGATCCTCCTCAGCCAGTATTGCTCCCACGGCGACCATTGCCAGATAGCCCAGGGCAGCAGAACCAATGACCGCAGCCATATCTCTGTCGGTTGGGATCATCCCGAGGAACGTCGCAATAAGGACCCCCACGGGAAGAAGCGTCAGGATGGCAGCCGTCGCCACGCTCGCCATGAGCACGAGCGGATTTCGACCGACAGCCGGACAGATCACTCGGCTGTAGGCTTCCCATAGTTCGGAAAAGGCCACCCGCGCGGGTGTATGAATTAAATGCGTCCCCTCAACTGCGAAGACGCGAAATCCTTGCTGGTGTAATCGGATGCCTAAAATCGTTTCATCCATCACCTCTGAGCGAATAGCAGCATAGCCACCGATAGCATCGAGCGCACGGCGTCGCACGAGTGTAAAGGCCCCGATGGTGAAGGCTTGATCACCTACATAGGCGCTGAGGAAAAAGAGTGGATTGAAGGAAATTCCCTGCTTCTTGTGGTCTGCGTGCGCGGCAGGCGCGTGAGTCGCCCCCCCTTCGCAAGCCCACCGTAATCGGGCTTTGACGGATCCAATGAGCATGCCCAGCCGAAGCAAGTTCAGGGCTTGCGGTTCAATGACGTGATCCCAGAAACTGACATAATCCATCCGGGGCAAAAGCGATAGAGCATCGCAGCGATACTTCCTTGCCAGTGCGAGCGCTTTCCGCACCGTCTCCGGATCGAGAAGAATATCGGCGTCAATGGAGAGGATCCACTCGCCTCGGGCATGAGCTAACGCTTGCTGAAGCGCGAAGGGCTTCCCTCGCCATCCGGGGGGCGGTTCTTCCCCATCAATGACGCGCAACCGGGAGTCCGATTCGGCCACCTCTCTCAAGATTTCCAGCGTCCGGTCGGTCGAACGATCGTTGACGACGATGACCTCGATGGCCGGGTAATTCTGTGCCAGCATCGAAGCGAGAGACTGCCTCAGGATGCGATGTTCCTCGTTGCGCGCGGGAACGAGGATTGAGACAAGGGGCGCATCCTCGGGCTCTTCCATCGGATCAGCATCCGTCGGGCGGGGAGCATGGCGAAAACGACGCAAAGCCAGAACCACCATGAGGAGGAGAGTCCAGGTTACCGCTGCGCTCCAGAGAGCTAAGACCAGTACGGTTTGCATCATCCTCTTCCTTTCATCAACCTCGATGGCTTCATTCTCGTTAACGCCCTGAAAACCCTCACCCGCCGACCAGGCGGACTCCGACTCGCGCCAACTCCTCTGACCCGACTCCAAGAAATGATTCAATCGCATCGGCAGCGGACCGAACGGGATCATAGCGGGCGTGACTATCCCGCAACACCTTCATGCAACTGGTATAGTGATCCCGGTTGTCGAGAATGTGCTTCACCGATTGCATGACAAGAGTCGGCTCGGCGAGGACCTCGTGCAAGCTGAGGAGGATTCCCGCTCCGGCGGCTTCAATTTGTTGCCCGAGCAGCTCCTGCTCGAAATGCGTAGCGATGGCGATAACCGGCCTACCTGCCGAAATGGCCTGGTAGACGCTCCCGGCCCCGCCGTGGCAGATTACGACATCGGCCCGCTGCATGACGGCTCCTCCCGGCAGAAACCGCGCGACCCGAATATTCGTGGGCAGGTCTTTTTCCTCGATGCTCACCTGCCCGCCCGTCGTCAAAATGACATTGAAAGCGCGATCCGCAAAGAGTGCGATCAATAACGGGAACAAAGCCGGATGTCCTGTACTTCCCATCGTGACGTAAACGAGAGGACGATCCGATGCGACGTCCTCGAACCACTCCGGAAGTGGCCCGGACGGCGACCAGTAAAGTGGTCCGACGCGCACGAAGTGAGCAGGAAGCTCGTTCAACGGAGCGAGACGCTCGCTATCAAGAACGAGGTTAAGCTCCCCCTCAAGGAGGTCCCACAGATGCGTCTTGACTGGCAACCCGAGCTGCTTCATCAGCGTGCGATAAGGAGCCATCTTATACCAGAGCACCACTTTCAGGAGCTGAGGGACCAGCCAATCCGTACCGGCGCGTCCCACCAATCGTTTGATCAGCCGGTAATGAGGATACGTGCGAAACGCTCGGTAAGGATAAGCCGCACGCGATGGGAGCCAGCGACCTCCTAAGAGTGAAATTCGCGGAACTCCCCGAATCATCGCCGACAGATACATGGTGAGGCGAAAGTCAATGATCACAGCATCGGGTGCTATCTGGTCAATGAGGTCGAGTTCCGCCTGAATGTGCTCCTGGAGGAGGCGATGCCCTGGGCGACGGTGAAGAGTTCGCAAGAGGGTTAGTCCTTCCGATGCCTCGAAGTCCGGCAACGGACGGTAATGGAAGGAATCAGCAGTTACCTGTGGGTCCTGCAAATAGCGCGGACTCCCGGCGAGGATGATCTCGTGGCCTCGCTGCGCTAACTCGGTGGCAAGCAGCACACACCGGCCGGCATGGGCCAGGATGTTGGAAGCCGGAGTGACGAGAATCCGTTTCTTTAACCTGACGGCCATGCCCGTCACTCTCTCACTTTAGTTGCGAACCGCACCGTCACTCTCCCTCAACTCGGGGGAAGCGGAAAGGTTGGCCCGTTAGTATTCGAAGACCAGAACGCCCGCATTGAAGCCCGCGCCGAAGGTGACCATGAGAACTTTATCCCCACGCTTGACTCGTCCCTTGCGAACATTTTCGTCAAGCGAGATGGGCAACTCGGCCGAGATGGTGTTCCCGTAGCGCTCATAGTCGTGAATGATCTTTTCGCGGGGAACGCGGGAAGCTCGGGCTGCTTCTTCAAACAACGGCTTGCTGGGTTGATGGATGAAGGCCACGTCCAGATCATCCTGCGTCCAGCCCGCCTCGCGGAGAGCGCCGTCAATGCACAAACCGAGATGATTTCGCAGGACTTCAAACATGATCTCCCGCCGCCCCATGAAAAAGCTGCCCTTGTACTCAAGAGGAATGCGCGGGGGGTGGATGGAAGTGGCATGGGGCATGTTGATGACATCGTAGTATTGCCCCTGCGTCCAGAGCCCACCCGCGAGGATGTGGCCTCGGTCACAGGCTTCGACAAGTACTCCACCGGCTCCATCACCGAAGATGGCGCGATGCATCGGATTGCGGAAGGGATTGCCTCTCGACACAATCGTTCCCGCTAGCACCAGGACTCGTCGGTCGCCCGTGGCCAGACAGCGCAGAGCGTAATCCATGCCCGCGACCCAGCCCACGCAAGACATTCCGATGTCCACAGCCGGACAATGGGCTTGTAGTTTATACTGCACCACGCTGGCCGTAGAGGGTTCGTGGAAATCTCCCGGGGTGGCGCTGACAATGATGCGGTCAATGTCTTCAGGGGATAACCGGGCCGTCTCGAGAATTCGGCGGGCTGCTTTTACGATAATGTCCGAACAGGCTTCCTCTTCAGCGGCTGCTCGGCGTTCCACGGCTCCCAGCAGGCGACGGATTTGTCCGTCTGATTCCTCCAACCCCAGAATCTCGGAGTTGGTTATCACACGCTCGGGCAAATAGGACCCTGTCGCAGCAATTCTCGCGGGAATATTGGCGTACCGATAGATCATCCTTCCTTCTCCTCAACAAAGAGTATCGTGTCTCACCGGTGAGACGAGAAAAACCAGGACCGTAGTTGGCCATGAGCTGCGGATGGTCAGAGAGACTGACTCTGGGGGCGAACCTGAAGCGTCTGCCCTGAGTTGTTCCGGCACACTCCATTGCCTGCCTTTACGGTTCAATGATGCAGTGGAGTCGCAGAGCCAAGCACTCGCTCACGAAATTGCTCCTGCAAGGGCCATAGAGTATACGCAAGTCCAAAACTTGTCAAGAAAAAAGTTGCTGATTGCATCACTCGAAGATTGTGATACACTTGGGGGCATGAATCGAGGACGACGAAAGCGAGCCGGAGTCCTGCTGGGGCTTTTGATCGGCGGGACGGCGATTGCTCTCGTCCCACCCCCGGCACCCACCGTGGCCCAGCCGGCCCCGCGAACCGTCCGCCCTTCGGACGCGGACATTGATGCGATCTGGGACCTTGCGGCAATCAAGGACGCAACAACACTGAATACCGAAGTGGTGGCTCCTCCCTCCCATGTTACCGTCAACGGTGTCCGTCTGAAGGTCTTCCAGGTCATGTTCGATTCGTATCCTGATCCGGAAGCTCCGGTGCGCGTCCATGGCTTCGTTGCCCTTCCGGTCAACGCCGAGCCGCGTTCGCTCCCGGCGGTAGTATTTGGTCATGGCGCAGGAGGCCAGGCGGATGAACAATTGACGCGGACACTGGCTGCGCTTCTGTCGGCCGCTGTTATTTCCTTTAGCGGTCCAGGTCAAGGGCGCTCGACGGGTCGCCCCTCGACGGCGGAGAACTGGCTCCGCACCAATCCCATTCAGCAGAGCTGGCTCTACCAGTATGCCTACTCGGCCATGCGGGCGGTGACCTACTTAACCACGCTCACGGAGGTAGATCCGAATCGAATAGCGATGACGGGCGTGTCGGCCGGCGGACTAATGACCTGGATCGCCAATGGTGTGGATGATCGTCTGGTCGCTGCCTGCCCGATCATGGCGACGGGAGATTGGCCACGCGCGCTCGCTTCGGGATCCTGGTTCATTCACTTCCCTCTGGGAGAAGCTCGCGTCGCACCTGATAGCCCTCAGGCGCTGGCCTTCGCCCGTTACCTCGATCCCCTGCAATATGCCCACCGCCAGAATGCTCCCGTCATGCTCATCAACGGCGCACAGGATGAATTCTTCCCCATTGATACCACACGATCAACCTTCGAGGCTGTCGAAGCTCCTGACAAGCGGCTGGAGGTCATCTTCGATTGGGATCACGGCTACTTTGCCACGACGTCCATCTTGCTCGGTACTTATAACAACACCCATCGCGCCCTTGAACGCATGTTCGGAGATCTGGCAGCATGGTTCGCTGCCCACTGGGGAACTGGGAAACCCTTGCCGCCCCTGCCGGAAGTTCAAATGAACCAGACGCAATTCGGAACAACCTTCGTCATCCCTGCAGAGACAGCTCCCGGAGCATCCAGGGCGCTCTTGATATATTCGACCGATCGGGCCTACACCTTCCGCCGAATCCCCATGAGCCGTCAGCGCGACGGCTCCTTTGTGGTCACCCTCGTCGGCATGCTCGACTGGAGCACAGTTGTCTACTTCGTCGAAGTCCAGTACCCAAACTCCGTCTTTCTCACGTCCGTGCCGGTTATTCCCACGGGGTTCGTTCCTCGCCTCCGCCCTTATCCTCAGTAAGACCGTGCTCGGACGACTCCGGTTTATCCGAGATCCTCATGGCTCGGCATGTCCCAAGCAAGCCGCCCGCGCTTCATCGGGGACTCTCAGCCCACGTAAAATCCCATGAGGCGAAAGTCCGTGATGGCTCATTCCTCCCTTGAAGCTCTGGCGCAGGAGATTATTCGGTGTGCGCGCTGCCCACGGTTAGTGTCATGGCGTAAGGAAGCAGCCCTTCGGAAGCCTCGAAGATACGGCGACTGGGAGTATTGGGCAAAGCCTGTTCCCGGCTTCGGCGATCCGCAGGCCCGTCTGCTCATCGTCGGGCTGGCACCGGCTGCCCACGGAGCCAATCGCACCGGGAGAATGTTTACCGGAGACCGTAGCGGCGACTGGCTCTATGGCGCATTGTACGAATTCGGCTTCGCCAGTCAGCCAACTTCTCGCCACCGAGATGATGGATTGCGCCTTCGTGACTGCTACATCACCGCCGTCCTGCGGTGCGCTCCACCCGGTAACAAACCTCTCCCATCGGAACTTCTTCAATGTCGTCCATTTCTCCTCGGCGAGCTTGAGCTTCTCCACCGGCTTCGGGTTGTGATTGCTCTTGGAGGCATCGCTTATGAGGGCGTGATCAAAGCCTTCCGCGAACGACAACAGCTCATCGTTTCGTCGCGTCCTGAAACCAAAGAGGATGTTCTCTCGATTTCTTCAACTCCCGCTCCAGGATTGAGCGGACCCTCCGTGCCGTCCACGCCCGTCCCCGGAAAAAAGACCAATCGCCCTGCCGACATGAGGCTTCCCCGTTTTGCACACGGAGTTGAAATTGCCCTCACCCCCCGCATCACGCTGCTCACCTCCTATCATCCCAGCCAGCAAAACACCTTCACGGGGAAGCTAACCCGGCCAATGTTCCATGCCGTTTTTCGCCGGGCGCGCGAACTGCTCGACAGCGAATAATCTTGTACGTGGACCACGGCGCTTCTGTCGCCGGAGGTGCGGAGGCTGACCACGCCGTTCTCAAACCGACAAAGACCGCAGGATCTCTTGCAGTTTTTCGGCAAACCGCGCACGGGAAAAATGGCGGCTGCGCTCATAGGCCGCGCGGCTGAGAGCAGCAGATGTTTCATTCCGAGTGAGATGATGGGCTTGCTGGACTAACTCATCAACCGTCTCCCAAACATACCCACTCAGGCCGTGCTGCACGATCTCGCGAAGTCCCCCGCGATTCACGACGAGCGGAATCACACCATAAGCCATCGCTTCGGCCACTGCCATTCCGAAATGCTCCACCCGGTCGGGATGTTTCGATTCATCCACTCCGAAGCCGCTTGCGTGCCAGAGCATTTTCGCGGCCCGGTATAAACGAATGAGTTCAGCTCGTGGCGCGTTGATGTGAAACACGACGGGAAGATCCCGAGCACTCTCCCTCAATTCGGCGATCATACGTGTCGTTTCCGGGTCACTCCCGGCCCCCCCGACAAGATGAAGTTCCCAATGACCCGGCGCGCGCTCACAAAACCGTCGAAATGCATGAATCAGAACGGCGTGTCGTTTCTCGTGACCGCCGACGAAGAATCGTCCAACGCTCAGAATGAGATTGCTTTTCTCCTCCCATCGAGGGCCTGTCGCGGGAACATCAATCGGCGGGTGGAGAACAGCAGAGGGAATACCGGGGGACCAGTTTGCGTCCACGACCTGAGCCGTGAAATGCGAGTTATAGAGGATGAAATCGAACGAGCGAAGTGCCCGCCGAAAAATCACCTGACGCGCCAGTGCCCGCCGGGCTTCCCCGTACCGCCGTTCGGAAATCGCCAGCAGGAACTCACCGGGGGCCCATCGCCGATGTGGGATTTGAATGTGGAGAATGTTTCGTCGAGCCGAAAGAGCGAACGGCTGATCGGATTCGAGCATGAAGGCGAGGTCATAGCGCGACGTCACCTGCCGAATTTCCCGTCGCAGACGTTGGACACGGGCGCGATTCCTCAACCACTGGAACGGAGTTCCGGGTTCCACAACGGCATTCCCCTGAATCTCGACGCGCCCCGCGCTCGACAAGCCAACGCCCAGGCGATCTCCCAGCAGGGAAAAATCAAAGGGGCGAGCGATGATGAGATCCACCTGATGATCCGCGCTGAGAATCTCCGCGATCGTGGCAAAGTACTTCTCCCCTCCCCCCATGACGTGCCAGCCGGGATTGTAAAGAGCGATCTTCATTCCGACGATGACGGGATAACCCGCGACGCTGTGAGCCCCTGGGACGCATCACCGGCGCGTGAGATTAAAAAGCAGCGGCTTGGGACTCCGCCCGAGGCTCGGTAACGCTTCGCACGGCGTCCAGCACTCGCACCGCCGGGCGGCGATCTGCTGACGAATCGCCTGCGCCTCGGAACTCAGCCAGATATCTTCAAATCGGCGTTCCCGTACGTTGCCCAGTTTCTTATTGAGCGTGATGCACGGATAGACGTTCCCGTAAGGATCGAGATAGAACGAGTGCGTTCCTGAATAACAGGTGAAAATCCGTCGGGGATGCGACTGGTAATCCACCATACGATGGAAATAGTAGGCGCGCACATCGGTCACCCTCTGACGGAGCGACATCCGAGCCATCATGTCGGCCGTGATCTGTTTGAGAGCGTGCTCGATCATCTGCAAATCCTCGCGCCTCCACCCCGTTGGAGAGTGTGTCATGGCATAGTAGGTCTCGCTGCTGTGCACAAACTGGGCGCTGAATTCGATCCCCTTCTCCCGGGCGAAGCGATAAACACCGAGCAGGTCCCGCCAGTTATCGCGCGTGATGGTGAAGCTCACTCCCACCCGAAGCCCGTCCAGAGACAGTGCATCCTCGATCACGCGCATCGCTTTGTCGAAGACCCGGATGCCTCGCTGATGGTCGTGGGTCGCACCGATGCCATCGAGAGAGACTGACAGAAAGATACGTCCCTTTTCCGGACGATAGTCACGCATGATCCGCCGCAGCGTCTGAGCGTTCAATTCAGGATTGATCGAACCCGTCGGGATCGTGATCGTTGCCCGGGGAAACTGACCCAGGAAAAACCCGACGATCTCCGCGAAATCCCGACGAAGGAATACCTCTCCGCCCGTGAGCGAGACTGACCGAAGCCGACCGAACAGGGGAGAAGTGAAAACCCTTTCGATTTCCGCCAGGCTCAGTTCTGTTCGAGCTGCCGCTCCCCTGCCGCGATAAATCTCCCAGATGTCGCACATGCGGCAGCGTGAATTACAGAGGAAGGTGACGGCGAAATTGACATAA contains:
- a CDS encoding nucleotide disphospho-sugar-binding domain-containing protein — translated: MAVRLKKRILVTPASNILAHAGRCVLLATELAQRGHEIILAGSPRYLQDPQVTADSFHYRPLPDFEASEGLTLLRTLHRRPGHRLLQEHIQAELDLIDQIAPDAVIIDFRLTMYLSAMIRGVPRISLLGGRWLPSRAAYPYRAFRTYPHYRLIKRLVGRAGTDWLVPQLLKVVLWYKMAPYRTLMKQLGLPVKTHLWDLLEGELNLVLDSERLAPLNELPAHFVRVGPLYWSPSGPLPEWFEDVASDRPLVYVTMGSTGHPALFPLLIALFADRAFNVILTTGGQVSIEEKDLPTNIRVARFLPGGAVMQRADVVICHGGAGSVYQAISAGRPVIAIATHFEQELLGQQIEAAGAGILLSLHEVLAEPTLVMQSVKHILDNRDHYTSCMKVLRDSHARYDPVRSAADAIESFLGVGSEELARVGVRLVGG
- a CDS encoding sulfotransferase, translated to MMVAENRKQPGLVADCGRDSLNIAFIVGVARSGTSILGELVAAHPEVKYIFESYVPWRIVGRGVNGSDRFTADQATPMVRSFIRWWFRWRKGDARIIVEKNPRNILRIPFLRAVFPEAKIIHIVRDGRDVACSLVPGLGGRWWAHERPPQWRDIFARYQGVIRCAHAWNEIVRTGLADLAGVPHLQVRYEDLVARPHDVARQIFDYLGLPLHPAVTEFCCNIQNSTEGSYQAKYQSVWFRRNHRQRVGRWRENLSEELQREVLQILEPTLRRLGYVV
- a CDS encoding radical SAM protein — translated: MTTWKTQLERVSQRLRERILAPTPYDIHYVNFAVTFLCNSRCRMCDIWEIYRGRGAAARTELSLAEIERVFTSPLFGRLRSVSLTGGEVFLRRDFAEIVGFFLGQFPRATITIPTGSINPELNAQTLRRIMRDYRPEKGRIFLSVSLDGIGATHDHQRGIRVFDKAMRVIEDALSLDGLRVGVSFTITRDNWRDLLGVYRFAREKGIEFSAQFVHSSETYYAMTHSPTGWRREDLQMIEHALKQITADMMARMSLRQRVTDVRAYYFHRMVDYQSHPRRIFTCYSGTHSFYLDPYGNVYPCITLNKKLGNVRERRFEDIWLSSEAQAIRQQIAARRCECWTPCEALPSLGRSPKPLLFNLTRR
- a CDS encoding ketoacyl-ACP synthase III, producing the protein MIYRYANIPARIAATGSYLPERVITNSEILGLEESDGQIRRLLGAVERRAAAEEEACSDIIVKAARRILETARLSPEDIDRIIVSATPGDFHEPSTASVVQYKLQAHCPAVDIGMSCVGWVAGMDYALRCLATGDRRVLVLAGTIVSRGNPFRNPMHRAIFGDGAGGVLVEACDRGHILAGGLWTQGQYYDVINMPHATSIHPPRIPLEYKGSFFMGRREIMFEVLRNHLGLCIDGALREAGWTQDDLDVAFIHQPSKPLFEEAARASRVPREKIIHDYERYGNTISAELPISLDENVRKGRVKRGDKVLMVTFGAGFNAGVLVFEY
- a CDS encoding class I SAM-dependent methyltransferase codes for the protein MRRTTEVASKEYFEYLRASFLPEFCIRLGRRWFFRPLARVFRGRVLDIGCGIGHFLSVYAHALGLDVNPHCARYCREQGFKVIRGDASLLPFLNASFDGVLLSHILEHLEDPSVTLGEAVRVLKSGGILYIRVPTATGYLIDRTHKTYLTYPSLRDMLRRLDCSVLKHRYYPIPWKALGEVIVYNELRIIARKSDGRERADNVRGEGGVLPVEEPIIVDRARNK
- a CDS encoding acetylxylan esterase; translated protein: MNRGRRKRAGVLLGLLIGGTAIALVPPPAPTVAQPAPRTVRPSDADIDAIWDLAAIKDATTLNTEVVAPPSHVTVNGVRLKVFQVMFDSYPDPEAPVRVHGFVALPVNAEPRSLPAVVFGHGAGGQADEQLTRTLAALLSAAVISFSGPGQGRSTGRPSTAENWLRTNPIQQSWLYQYAYSAMRAVTYLTTLTEVDPNRIAMTGVSAGGLMTWIANGVDDRLVAACPIMATGDWPRALASGSWFIHFPLGEARVAPDSPQALAFARYLDPLQYAHRQNAPVMLINGAQDEFFPIDTTRSTFEAVEAPDKRLEVIFDWDHGYFATTSILLGTYNNTHRALERMFGDLAAWFAAHWGTGKPLPPLPEVQMNQTQFGTTFVIPAETAPGASRALLIYSTDRAYTFRRIPMSRQRDGSFVVTLVGMLDWSTVVYFVEVQYPNSVFLTSVPVIPTGFVPRLRPYPQ
- a CDS encoding glycosyltransferase family 4 protein, producing the protein MKIALYNPGWHVMGGGEKYFATIAEILSADHQVDLIIARPFDFSLLGDRLGVGLSSAGRVEIQGNAVVEPGTPFQWLRNRARVQRLRREIRQVTSRYDLAFMLESDQPFALSARRNILHIQIPHRRWAPGEFLLAISERRYGEARRALARQVIFRRALRSFDFILYNSHFTAQVVDANWSPGIPSAVLHPPIDVPATGPRWEEKSNLILSVGRFFVGGHEKRHAVLIHAFRRFCERAPGHWELHLVGGAGSDPETTRMIAELRESARDLPVVFHINAPRAELIRLYRAAKMLWHASGFGVDESKHPDRVEHFGMAVAEAMAYGVIPLVVNRGGLREIVQHGLSGYVWETVDELVQQAHHLTRNETSAALSRAAYERSRHFSRARFAEKLQEILRSLSV
- a CDS encoding uracil-DNA glycosylase translates to MSWRKEAALRKPRRYGDWEYWAKPVPGFGDPQARLLIVGLAPAAHGANRTGRMFTGDRSGDWLYGALYEFGFASQPTSRHRDDGLRLRDCYITAVLRCAPPGNKPLPSELLQCRPFLLGELELLHRLRVVIALGGIAYEGVIKAFRERQQLIVSSRPETKEDVLSISSTPAPGLSGPSVPSTPVPGKKTNRPADMRLPRFAHGVEIALTPRITLLTSYHPSQQNTFTGKLTRPMFHAVFRRARELLDSE
- a CDS encoding glycosyltransferase family 2 protein, producing MMQTVLVLALWSAAVTWTLLLMVVLALRRFRHAPRPTDADPMEEPEDAPLVSILVPARNEEHRILRQSLASMLAQNYPAIEVIVVNDRSTDRTLEILREVAESDSRLRVIDGEEPPPGWRGKPFALQQALAHARGEWILSIDADILLDPETVRKALALARKYRCDALSLLPRMDYVSFWDHVIEPQALNLLRLGMLIGSVKARLRWACEGGATHAPAAHADHKKQGISFNPLFFLSAYVGDQAFTIGAFTLVRRRALDAIGGYAAIRSEVMDETILGIRLHQQGFRVFAVEGTHLIHTPARVAFSELWEAYSRVICPAVGRNPLVLMASVATAAILTLLPVGVLIATFLGMIPTDRDMAAVIGSAALGYLAMVAVGAILAEEDRQPGIYHLASFVGFAVFIAIALSSVWRRYKQRDVIWKGRPVFLQGMAEPGQIAQHERQG